The sequence CTTCAGCGCCTCATAAATCCCCTGGTAAAAATCTTTCGCGAACAGCCCCACAGCAGGGCCGACAGGTTCCGTCGAGTCGACGAGAATGATATCGTATTCGTTCTTGTGTTCCATCACATGCTTGATGCCGTCAATCACCTGCACATCCACTTTCGGATTGCCGGTCAGTTCGCTCGCGATCTGCGGCAAGAACTGTTTCGACACTTCGATCACGCGGCCGTCGATCTCCGCCAGAACCGCTTTTTCGACGCTCGGATGTTTGACGATTTCACGGATCGCCCCGCCGTCGCCGCCGCCGACCACCAGCACCTTTTTCGGATTCGGATGCGTGTTCAGCGCGACGTGCGAAATCATCTCATGATAGACGAATTCATCCTCATCGGTCGTCATCACCATGCCGTCAAGCACGAGCATTTTCCCCCACTGCAGCGTCTCGATCAGATCGATTTGCTGAAATTCCGATTTTTCCGTATGCAGCGTTTGCTTGACTTTGGCCGTAATGCCAAAATTCGCCGTTTGCTTCTCCGTGTACCAGAGTTCCATCGACTGTTGATCCTCCTCATCTTCGTCCGATTATCGCCAACCGGCTTCCGCTCGGCCAAAACCTCATCTATCCACAGGTTGCCTCCGCCTGCCGGATGCTATCCGCATGTCGCTCCCATGCAATGTGCATTATTATACATCATGGTTTATCATCTAGCAATTTTGCCCATACTGGTTGCTAGCCGATCTGCACCAAGGAGCGTGGTGTTGATGTCTGATAAACCGAATCTGCTGGAAGATACATGGTCCGCAACGGAGAGCACGCCGGCTGCCGGCTACAACCGCGCCCGCCGCAAAAAAATCCTGCTGTTCAGGCTGGGCCTTTATTTTGCGACCGTTACTTTTTTATCCGCCTTCTTTTTCTATTTGTACGTCCGGTTTGCGCCGCTGCCGGACAGCGATCTGGCAACCCATTCGCGGATCGTGTCGGCCGATGGCACGCTGCTGGCCGATCTGACCACCAACGGGGAAAATCGGCTGAAAGTATCGATCAGCGACATCCCGATCGATCTGCAAAATGCCACGATCGCGATCGAGGACGCCCAATTTTATCAACACGGCGGCTTCAACCTGCGCGGAATCGCCCGGGCCCTCTACGTCGACCTAAAAAACGGGGAAGTCTTGGAAGGCGGTTCGTCGCTCACGCAGCAGTTGGCGAAAGTGATGTACTTGCCGTATGACCGGACGTTCTCGCGGAAAATACGCGAGGTCCTGCTGACGATGCAGTTGGAAGCCCGCTACTCGAAACAGGAAATTCTCGAACAGTACCTGAACGCGGTCTATTACGGTCACGGAGCAAACGGCGTCGGCAGCGCCGCCCAGATCTATTTTAACAAACCGGTGTCCGAGCTGAACCTCGCCGAATGCTCCATGTTGGCCGGCATTCCGCGAGGCCCTGCCATCTACTCGCCGCTCGACGACCTGAACAAGGCGAAGGAGCGGCAGCGGCAAGTCTTGCAGGCGATGGTGCGAAACGGTTATATCACGCAGGAACAGGCCGATGCGGCGTATCGGCAGAAGCTGATTTTTGCGGAAAAAAAGGAGGTTCTCAACGGTGCCGCTCCCTACTTCACCCGGTATGCCACCTGGGCGGCCCTCAACCAGAACGGGGTACCGGAAGACGAGCTGTATCGCAGCGGCTTGACTTTGCAGACGACGCTCGATGTGAACATGCAAAAAGCGGCGGAAGCGGCCATCCAGAAATACCTCCCGGCCAATCCAGGCCTGCAGGTCGCGTTAATCGCTATGGATCCGCAGACGGGAGCGATCAAGGCGATGGTGGGCGGCAAAGACTTCAACCAGTCCAGCTACAACCGCGTGTTGGCGAAACGGCAGCCGGGTTCCTCGTTCAAACCGCTCGTCTATCTGACGGCGCTCGAGAACGGGGTGACACCGGCCAAAATGGTGAAAAGCGAGCCGACCACCTTTACCTATGACAAAGACAAAACCTATCCTGTAAAAAATTTCAACGACCTGTATTCGTATGAAAATATTGGCATGCGCGAGGCGATCAAAAAATCGGACAACGTCTACGCGGTGTCGACAATCCTGGACGTGACTCCGCAAAAAGTGGTCGAAACAGCCAAGCGGCTGGGAATCGAAAGCGACCTGCAGCCCTATCCGTCGCTCGCGCTCGGCGTGTTTCCGGTGTCGCCCCTGGAATTGGCGCGCGCCTACGCGGTGCTGGCAAACGGCGGCAGGCTGGTCGAACCGACCGCGATCCAGCAAGTGGTGAACGCCTACGGCCGGGAGATCTATCACCGCGATCCGCAGGCCCAACAGGTGGCTGATCCGCGAGACGTGTTCATCCTGACCGACATGATGAAAAGCATCTTCGAACCGGGCGGGACGGGCGCTCGCGTTGCCCGCTCGGTCGCCAACTGGGTAGTTGCCGGGAAGACTGGTACGACCGACACGGACGCCTGGATGGCCGGTTTTTCGCCGAACCTGGTGACAATCGTCTGGGTCGGCTATGACAAGGACCGGCTTTTGAATGCCCAGGAATCGTACGCTGCCGCCCACATCTGGGGCGACTTCATGAAAAACGCGCTCGCCGACACGCCAGCCAGTGATTTCTCCCGGCCGGACGGACTGCTGAAGCTGAATATCGATCCGGCCACCGGCATGCTCGCCTCCAAAAACTGCCCGCGCGTGCAACGGGAATTTTTCAAGATCGGCACGGAACCTGTGCAAGAATGCACGGAACATCGCGGGGACGCATTGGACAGGGACAAGAACAACCAGCCATCCGGCCAGTCGAGCGTGAAGAAATTCTGGGATTGGTTCCGCGGCGGATCGCATTAACCGCAGTCAATTCTTTCCGTTTGAAAGTTTGCCTATTTTCTGTTGACGCCTCCACCTCCATGTCGTACTGTAGGTAGTAATGAAGTGACGCGACGGAAGCGGAACAACGGAATGGAGGAAACCGATATGGCGTTTGGATTGTCCAACCGGGTTAAAGGGATCGCGCCATCGCCGACCCTGTCGATCGACGCAAAAACGAAAGAATTGATTGCCCAAGGCCGTGACATCGTCAATTTGAGCGTGGGCGAACCGGACTTCGGTACGCCGGAACCGGCCTGCCAGGCGGGGATCGCTGCCATTCAGGAAGGCTTCACCAAATATACGGCGGTGCCCGGCATCAATGAGCTGCGGAAAGCGATCGTCAAGAAATTGCTGGAGGAAAACGGGCTCGCTTACGAAATCGACGAAATCATCGTCTCCAACGGGGCGAAGCATTCGCTGTTCAACGCATTCATGGCGCTTTGCAACCCAGGCGACGAAGTGATTCTGCCGGCTCCGTACTGGGTCAGCTATCCGGAGATGATCCGCCTGGCTGACGCAGAACCGGTGATCGTTCTGACAGACGAATCGACCGGCTTCAAACTGACACCGGATATGCTGCAAAAAGCGATCACGCCCAGAACGAAAGCGCTGCTGCTCAACTCGCCCAGCAACCCGACGGGAGCGGTCTACTCCCGCGAGGAACTGCAGGCGTTGGCGGAAGTCATTGAACAGCACGAGTTCTACGTGATTTCTGACGAGATTTACGAAAAAATGGTGTACGGCATCGAGCATGTCTCGATCGCCTCCCTCTCCGAAGCGATGAAAAAGCGGACGCTGGTGGTCAACGGCTTCTCGAAGGCGTTTGCGATGACCGGTTGGCGCGTCGGTTATATCGCGGCCGACCGAATGATCGTCAAAGCGATGACCAGCTTCCAGAGCCAGACGACGTCCAACCCGGCTTCGATTTCGCAACGGGCCGCCGTCAAAGCGCTGGATTGTTTTGACACGAGGGCGATTGAACTGTTCAACAAACGGCGCGATTACGTGCTGAAGCGGCTGCGTGGGATGCCGCTGATCGAATGCATCGAGCCGCAGGGCGCTTTCTACGTGTTCCCGAACGTGGCGAACATTATCGGCAAATCCTACAACGGAACCAAAATCGACTCCGCCAACACATTCGCCACCCTGCTCTTGGAACACGCAAACATCGCGCTGGTGCCGGGCGAAGGATTCGGGGCCCCGAACAACATCCGCATCTCCTATGCGGTATCGGATCAAGACCTGCAAAAAGCGATGGACCGCCTGGAAGCGTTTTTGAAAGAAGTGGAATAGTAGCACTGACGAGGGCACGTCTTGCACGGCAAGGCGTGCTTATTGTTTGCACGGGGGGAGGGAACGACCGGTGAGCGACTGGACCGTGCGGGTTAAGAGGAGAGTCCCGTGGTTGCAACCAGCAAAAATGACCTTTTCCAGATAGGATTTGATGAAACCTATTTTTTCCTCATTTCAGGCAGAGAACAATCGATTTTAAAAGATTAAGGAAGAATTCACCATCTAATTCAACACAGTTCATAGGGTTTCTCCTATACAAATTTCTGGGTCCCATGATATGCTTAGAGAAACTCGTATAATTCTATTCATGGAGGTGATACATCTTTTACTTTTCGCTATGGCGTTTATGGCCATTTTTAAGAAAATTAGGGGTATGGGGGGTATACGACTTGCTGTTTGTTGGTTTCAGGAAATTCCGTCTTATTATTTTGCCGGTTTTG comes from Effusibacillus pohliae DSM 22757 and encodes:
- the speE gene encoding polyamine aminopropyltransferase, yielding MELWYTEKQTANFGITAKVKQTLHTEKSEFQQIDLIETLQWGKMLVLDGMVMTTDEDEFVYHEMISHVALNTHPNPKKVLVVGGGDGGAIREIVKHPSVEKAVLAEIDGRVIEVSKQFLPQIASELTGNPKVDVQVIDGIKHVMEHKNEYDIILVDSTEPVGPAVGLFAKDFYQGIYEALKEDGIMVAQSESPWFNRDLIRRVFKDIASIFPVTRYYTVSIPTYPSGLWSFTMGSKKYDPLEVDESNLFDPPGTKYYSPKIHKSIFNLPKFVEELLK
- a CDS encoding transglycosylase domain-containing protein, with product MSDKPNLLEDTWSATESTPAAGYNRARRKKILLFRLGLYFATVTFLSAFFFYLYVRFAPLPDSDLATHSRIVSADGTLLADLTTNGENRLKVSISDIPIDLQNATIAIEDAQFYQHGGFNLRGIARALYVDLKNGEVLEGGSSLTQQLAKVMYLPYDRTFSRKIREVLLTMQLEARYSKQEILEQYLNAVYYGHGANGVGSAAQIYFNKPVSELNLAECSMLAGIPRGPAIYSPLDDLNKAKERQRQVLQAMVRNGYITQEQADAAYRQKLIFAEKKEVLNGAAPYFTRYATWAALNQNGVPEDELYRSGLTLQTTLDVNMQKAAEAAIQKYLPANPGLQVALIAMDPQTGAIKAMVGGKDFNQSSYNRVLAKRQPGSSFKPLVYLTALENGVTPAKMVKSEPTTFTYDKDKTYPVKNFNDLYSYENIGMREAIKKSDNVYAVSTILDVTPQKVVETAKRLGIESDLQPYPSLALGVFPVSPLELARAYAVLANGGRLVEPTAIQQVVNAYGREIYHRDPQAQQVADPRDVFILTDMMKSIFEPGGTGARVARSVANWVVAGKTGTTDTDAWMAGFSPNLVTIVWVGYDKDRLLNAQESYAAAHIWGDFMKNALADTPASDFSRPDGLLKLNIDPATGMLASKNCPRVQREFFKIGTEPVQECTEHRGDALDRDKNNQPSGQSSVKKFWDWFRGGSH
- a CDS encoding pyridoxal phosphate-dependent aminotransferase, which encodes MAFGLSNRVKGIAPSPTLSIDAKTKELIAQGRDIVNLSVGEPDFGTPEPACQAGIAAIQEGFTKYTAVPGINELRKAIVKKLLEENGLAYEIDEIIVSNGAKHSLFNAFMALCNPGDEVILPAPYWVSYPEMIRLADAEPVIVLTDESTGFKLTPDMLQKAITPRTKALLLNSPSNPTGAVYSREELQALAEVIEQHEFYVISDEIYEKMVYGIEHVSIASLSEAMKKRTLVVNGFSKAFAMTGWRVGYIAADRMIVKAMTSFQSQTTSNPASISQRAAVKALDCFDTRAIELFNKRRDYVLKRLRGMPLIECIEPQGAFYVFPNVANIIGKSYNGTKIDSANTFATLLLEHANIALVPGEGFGAPNNIRISYAVSDQDLQKAMDRLEAFLKEVE